One [Limnothrix rosea] IAM M-220 genomic window, CCAAAGCAGACATCGCAGCAAACGACTACATTATCGAAAATTTCCATGCCAAGCTCGGCACAGAAGACTTTGCCTATCTCAGTGAAGAAACCTACGACGGCATTAAGGTTGAGCACCCATGGGTTTGGATTATTGATCCCTTAGACGGAACCCGTGATTTTATCGATCAAACTGGCGAGTATGCAGTGCACATTTGCCTCACCCATGAAGGTCGTCCCGTGATTGGCGTAGTCGTGATTCCCGAAGCCGAGAAGCTTTATTTTGCGCTAAAGGGTAATGGTACTTTCGTGGAGACCCGTGACGGCACAGTCACACCGATTCGAGTCTCGGAACGCAATAAACCAGAAGAACTATTATTGGTCGCTAGCCGTACTCACCGTGATCAGCGGTTCCAAGACTTACTCAATCGCCTACCTTTTAAAGATCGCAATTACGTCGGTAGCGTTGGCTGTAAAATTGCAACAATTCTCGAACAACAATCCGATGTTTACATTTCCGTTTCAGGGAAATCGGCGGCGAAGGATTGGGATTTTGCAGCGCCAGAATTAATTTTGACTGAAGCGGGTGGCAAGTTTAGCTACTTTGAAGGCAACGAAGTACTTTACAACCAAGGTGACGTAAAAAAATGGGGCGGTATTATGGCCTCCAACGGTCACTGTCATGCAGAACTTTGTCAGATGTCTATTGAAATTTTGAAAGAAATTGACGCAGCGTAATCAGCGGTCAGTCAGTATATAGACATTTTGCATC contains:
- a CDS encoding 3'(2'),5'-bisphosphate nucleotidase CysQ translates to MNQQRLEAVLAIAREIGWGAGDILRRHYKGDIKDISNKADGPVTKADIAANDYIIENFHAKLGTEDFAYLSEETYDGIKVEHPWVWIIDPLDGTRDFIDQTGEYAVHICLTHEGRPVIGVVVIPEAEKLYFALKGNGTFVETRDGTVTPIRVSERNKPEELLLVASRTHRDQRFQDLLNRLPFKDRNYVGSVGCKIATILEQQSDVYISVSGKSAAKDWDFAAPELILTEAGGKFSYFEGNEVLYNQGDVKKWGGIMASNGHCHAELCQMSIEILKEIDAA